From the Sphingobacteruim zhuxiongii genome, the window CGCCGACGATTTTTCCACTCAAGGAATTAATAAAGTTTGCATCGCGAACTTGGGTTAGATCATCCCCTTTTACTTGTTGTACATTGTAGCTCAACGCTTTTTGCGATCGCTTAATTCCTAGGGCTGTAACAACAACCTCATCAATTGCCGCATCGTCTTTCGTCATTCGGATTTGAATCGTAGCCGATAAATCTTCAATACGACGTTCCTGCGTACTGTAACCTACATATCGAATGGATAGGACGTCCCCTTATTTGACGTCGTTGATTGTAAATTGGCCTTCTTCATTAGTCTTAGTCCCCTTGCTAGTGCCTTTGACAAGTACAGTCGCACCGGAGAAAGGTTTACCATCATCATCTAACACTAAGCCCTTCACCGAAGTTTGCGCCGCTTTAGCTGACGTACTTGATGCCGTAGAAGATGCAGATGCTGGTAATGATGTAATCAGAATAGTCTTATCTTGTTGGTCATAGGATAAGTTTTGCCCTTTCAACAAGGCGCCAATGACTTTATGTAGGCTTGCATTCTTAAACTCCACTTGCAAAGAACGCTCACCATTAAGCATTTGGTTAGAGTAAAGTACACTATACCCAGTTTGTTTTTTGATTTCCTTGATGAGATCGTTCGCCTTTATCCGTTGCTTTCGCAATGTGATATTTCCCTGACCTGCAGCTGATATGGAAATCTGAAGCATAAGCATAGAAATGCCTACAGTTCGTATCATACTAAATGATTTAAACCACATAATTCTACTTTTAGTTTGTAATTGTTTGTATTCGTTTATAATGTCCTGGAGGACTATCTTGGTTATTTTTTATCGAATATTAATCTGCCTACCCGTTACATCAAATTTCACTTTCGACGTTAGTTTTAATAAATTCAATACATCATCGACTTTCGAATAACGGGAGATCTCTCCGTTAAACAAAATACCCTTCGCTTCTGTATTTGCAAATGTGTAATCAATATTGTACCATCTAGAAACGCGCTCCATAATCGATTCTAGGCTCTCATTTCTAAAGATAAACTTGTTGTTAATCCAATCTATATAATCCTCGACATCAACCTCTTTTACGAGTAACAGATGATTTCCGACTTGCGCTTGTTGACCGGGGCGTAATTTCTGCTTCTGATTTATCAATACCGAACCTTCTAATAAAGTTGTTTGGCTTTGTGTTGGCTGATAACTGTTCACATTGAAGACTGTACCGAGAACTTTAATTTCTTGATGTTGAGATTTCACAATAAAAGGACGCTTCGGATTTTTGGCAACTTTAAAATAGCCCTCTCCAGTAAGTTCCACGACCCTCTGATCTTGATGATGCATATTTACCGCGAATTTTAAGGATGATGCAGCATTTAAAGTTACTTGTGATCCATCTGGAAGGATTACTTCGTACTGACCACCACGTGGCGTCGAGATGCTATTAAATCCATTTCCTGCAGCTTGATCGGGATCGATTTGATAGCGCAGCAGACCGTCCGCTGTTTTCGTAATGGAAACACCTTGATCCTCCGTCCTATTGCTCGCCTTATCTGACAATGCAATTTGACGTCCATCACTTAACGTTAAAACTGCCTTATTTTCTCCTGGAAGGATTTCGTTAGATGGAACTTCAACGATTTGATTCGTTTCGCTTGGCCGCTGCGAAAACATATAGTATCCTAAACTACAACAGATGAGTATAGCTGCTGCAGCAACCCAACGCTTATAAGAACGCTTGAGCGGAACAATCGATGAGGCACGTCCTGTGTTCAACTCAATTTGTTGCCACATTCTGATTTTAGCATCTTCGTTGAGCTCTTGTTTATCTTGAATTGACTGCTGATCAAACCACAGCTCAAGCATTTGCCGCTCTTCAAGAGTACAGGTACCTTTTTCGAATTTATCGAGTAATTGTTGTAGTTTATCTTTGGTCATAATCGATTATTATACTGGCTAATCATATACATGTTGCACAAGTATTGCTTAGGGGGTATAAAAAAAAATCAATTATTTTTTTTCGAATAGAATTGCTGCTAGAAGAAGGCCTTCAAGAGTTCTAGGACCCAGTTTATAGCGAAAAACTTTTAATACATTTTGCACTTGCTTACGCACTGTTGCCTCTGATATTTCAAGCTTTTGCGCAATTTCCTTGTAAGTAAGGAAGTCATTTCTGCTCATTCGAAAGATCTCTTGCGCTCGGGGAGGCATTTTACTGAGTTCTTTGTCAAGGAAACTTTGCAGTTCTTTTTCTTGAATAGTACCGAGAATTGGATCAAAAAATGGCGTAACAAAGTTGATGATATTCTCCATATACTGATCTTGGTACTTTTTCTTTCGAAGCTGATAAAGCGATTGCTTTCGAACGGCCATATAAAGCCAAGCTCCTAAATTATCAATCGCCAAGTCTTCTCGGCGAATCCACAAGGAAGAAAATACCTCTTGAATCACATCTTCCCGATCTATCGCATCGAGTTGAATTTTTTGAGAATAAGAATGAAGTTTATCAATAAAGCGGTTGTAAATCTCTGTGAATGCCGCATAGTCTCCCGATTGAATTCCTAATAGCAATTCATGCTCCGTCCAACTAGAATATTTCGCAGGGATATTCTTCATCATTAAGTTCAATTGGGAAATCTATATAGATTTAATCAAAGATATAGATATTTTTATTTAAATGTAAAGGGATTAATATAAGATCGTTCCTCAACATGTTTTATATGATCTCAGGATTGCGTCCATATTGCTTCCTAGTTGTTATTGCTTAGCGATGCATAATCAACATGAACAACGTGCCCCTGTCGCTTATAGACTGAAAAAAAAGTAGGTAGAACGATGTTCATTTGTTGTTAAATATGTACTGTGTTTGAACATCAATCCTATGCGCGATGAGGATACGTATTTTTTCTTGCTGTCGAATATTGACGACAGAAAACAGGTCAATTATGATATATTTTAACTGAATAAAACAGTCCAAATACCACTTCAAAAAGCTTAAAAAGTCCTCATAATTAACATGAAGACCTTTCTTTGAAGTGAAAACTAATTCAATAAATGGTAAAATTTATTTTACAAAACTATTTAAATACTAGACTGTTAATTATGGAAAGTGGGCTAGTGACAATGTGTAGTATTTCCATAAAAGTTAGTAAGATGTCCCTTAGGGGACATCTTTTTTTATGCACTGAGGATTTTTTCATAGGCTTTTCTTGCCGCACCACGAAAGAATACTTCACCACAATATTGGTAGCCGAGTTTATCAAAGACACGTAGCATGCCTACATTATCAAAGTTGGTATCAACGCGAATACTGTGGTATCCAGATTCGACACATATGGGCTCAACAGCATGCATAATCCAAGTGGCAATTCCCTTCGTATAAGGCTCCTGATTAACTGCAAGTCGATGAATACAGGCATAGGGTTGATCACTTATCCAATTGCCTTCAATCTCCTCATACGCGGGTTCGATAGCAAATATTAATGCAACATATGCGAGAATACGATCTTCTTGATCTAAACAGATGTAGCCATAACCATTGGAAATATCATTCGCAATAACGGATGGGTTAGGGTATCCATCCTGCCATTGACTACTACCTTCTTCCTTGCGCTTCTGAATTGCTTGTTGAATGATGGTCCAGATACCGTCGAGGTCTTTGATTTCTGCTTTTCTTAATTTTCGTACGTCTGTCATTCCAGTAGATTGCATGTCTTTCTTTTTGCGTAAAAATAGAATAGAACAAATGTAATAAACAGAATACTTAAAAGGAAAAATCCCCGATTCACATCGAGGATTTATCTTGTAGGGTTAACCGAACCCTACGGAACCAATTGAATTAATAAAAACGAATAAAATCTTATTGATAATCCTTTGGATACTTCCCTTTTTCATAGGTTCCGAAGCCAAACATATGGGCTTCGAAATGACCAACAGGACTTACATTATAGTCTTCTTTAATCGCATTTTCGAGTCCAACTAAGGAATACGCTGCATTCACCACTAAGCGTCTTAAATCGGCGCTTTTTAAATCAATTGATGAACCCATTGTGGTCGCAAACACTTGTCCTTGCTTACCACCTGGCAGTTGATAGCTCTTTGTCCATGCAACAGGCATAATCGTCTTATGCCAATTTACAGGACTCTCCGCTGTCATGCCAGCAGTTGGCTGTCCAAATACTAAAACTTTAGCAGTTGCTAAATTATTTCGGATACCATAAACATCTGAGGGTACCCAAATATCTTTAACACCCAGTAAAATCGGATTCTTCCCTTCTACTTCTAAGCCATTGATCAATCCTCGGGTTCCCTCTTTTCCATGATCGCCATGGTGATTTACCCAAGTCTCTCCAAGTACCAATCCGCCAAAGCCTCCCTTCCATTCAGCACTTTTTTCACTGAAACCATAATGCTTGTATGGGCTTTTAGAGTCTTTATTAAAATTAAATGCATGGGTTGCCGTACGCAATCCGATCACCGGTTTTCCAGACTTCAAATACAAATCAATATGCTTCATTTGCGCATCCGGCAACTCTCTAAATCGCGTTGCAATGATCAATAGGTCGGCATCCTTTAAATTCTCTAAGCCCGGAATATTGTTCTGATGTTCTGGATTAATCTGCTTGGTCTTTGGATCAA encodes:
- a CDS encoding STN domain-containing protein; the encoded protein is MIRTVGISMLMLQISISAAGQGNITLRKQRIKANDLIKEIKKQTGYSVLYSNQMLNGERSLQVEFKNASLHKVIGALLKGQNLSYDQQDKTILITSLPASASSTASSTSAKAAQTSVKGLVLDDDGKPFSGATVLVKGTSKGTKTNEEGQFTINDVK
- a CDS encoding GNAT family N-acetyltransferase, which produces MQSTGMTDVRKLRKAEIKDLDGIWTIIQQAIQKRKEEGSSQWQDGYPNPSVIANDISNGYGYICLDQEDRILAYVALIFAIEPAYEEIEGNWISDQPYACIHRLAVNQEPYTKGIATWIMHAVEPICVESGYHSIRVDTNFDNVGMLRVFDKLGYQYCGEVFFRGAARKAYEKILSA
- a CDS encoding FecR family protein, with protein sequence MTKDKLQQLLDKFEKGTCTLEERQMLELWFDQQSIQDKQELNEDAKIRMWQQIELNTGRASSIVPLKRSYKRWVAAAAILICCSLGYYMFSQRPSETNQIVEVPSNEILPGENKAVLTLSDGRQIALSDKASNRTEDQGVSITKTADGLLRYQIDPDQAAGNGFNSISTPRGGQYEVILPDGSQVTLNAASSLKFAVNMHHQDQRVVELTGEGYFKVAKNPKRPFIVKSQHQEIKVLGTVFNVNSYQPTQSQTTLLEGSVLINQKQKLRPGQQAQVGNHLLLVKEVDVEDYIDWINNKFIFRNESLESIMERVSRWYNIDYTFANTEAKGILFNGEISRYSKVDDVLNLLKLTSKVKFDVTGRQINIR
- a CDS encoding ThuA domain-containing protein, with the translated sequence MTAFLLLILAIGINAACAQQKDLLHFKPNAGTAKGKKVVLVSGDEEYRSEESMPMLAKILTTHHGFETFVLFAIDPKTKQINPEHQNNIPGLENLKDADLLIIATRFRELPDAQMKHIDLYLKSGKPVIGLRTATHAFNFNKDSKSPYKHYGFSEKSAEWKGGFGGLVLGETWVNHHGDHGKEGTRGLINGLEVEGKNPILLGVKDIWVPSDVYGIRNNLATAKVLVFGQPTAGMTAESPVNWHKTIMPVAWTKSYQLPGGKQGQVFATTMGSSIDLKSADLRRLVVNAAYSLVGLENAIKEDYNVSPVGHFEAHMFGFGTYEKGKYPKDYQ
- a CDS encoding sigma-70 family RNA polymerase sigma factor; this encodes MMKNIPAKYSSWTEHELLLGIQSGDYAAFTEIYNRFIDKLHSYSQKIQLDAIDREDVIQEVFSSLWIRREDLAIDNLGAWLYMAVRKQSLYQLRKKKYQDQYMENIINFVTPFFDPILGTIQEKELQSFLDKELSKMPPRAQEIFRMSRNDFLTYKEIAQKLEISEATVRKQVQNVLKVFRYKLGPRTLEGLLLAAILFEKK